CAGCCCTTCCGGCGCAATCGCTCTGTCAACAGCAGCGCCGTAAGGAACCTATCTGGGGTGGCGGGCCCATGTTCCCAACACACTGGGAACCGCCCCGGGCCACCGGCTGATCTCAATCTCTGCGCAATCCCAAATCCATGATTTGAACGGGAACCGCCTGGCCTGATTCTTAGCGCTCTTTTGGCCGGAAACCAGCCACCAACTCGGCAGGATTTCTCGGCTGAAACGGCCTACAGATAGTCGATCACACACAGCCTGTCAACCACGTCCGTTCCGCATCACCACCGAGGCTGATGCTGAGGCTGCCGCGGGCATGCCCGACCTCCTCAAGCGGGACTTCACCGCCGACCGTCCCGGGGTGAAGTTCGTCGGCGACATCACCTACATCCACACCTGGCAAGGATTCGTCTACCTCGCCACCGTCATCGACTGCTACTCGAAGAAAGTCGTCGGCTGGTCCATCGCCGATCACATGCGCACCGAGCTCGTCGCCGACGCGCTCAAGAACGCCGCCGCCACAACCCGGATCGAGCCTGACGCGATCTGGCACTCCGACCGGGGCAGCGTCTACACCTCGACCGAGTTCAGGGCCCTGGTGGCCAGCCTCGGCATGCGCTCCTCGATGGGACGCACCGGCGTGTGCTGGGACAACAGCATGGCCGAATCGTTCTTCTCAGCCCTGAAAAACGAGCGTGTGTACCGGACCGTTTATGCGACAAAATCACAAGCCCGGAGCGACGTCATCCGGTACATCGAGGGGTTTTACAACAGCCGGCGCCGTCACTCCGCGCTCGGTTACCGGCGGCCCAACGAAGTCCACTATGGTTATCAACAGCCAGCCTTGGCAGCGTAGAAGAATCCACTAATTCCGCTGTCCGAAATCACCGCAGCAGCTCACTCGAACTCCGTCTCCGTTCCCGGGACAACGGGAAGCAGAGCATGTTCAGTAATCATTCGACAAGGCTCTCACGGATGAGATGGGGCGTGTCCCGGTGAAGGTTCCTTATGCCGGACATGGAAACGGCTGTGCAGCCGGCTTCTGACTTTCGGTGCAACAGACTCGGAAATACATTTCGAGGCAGCCGGGACAGGTGTCTCGGTTCCAAGAAACTTGGACGCGTCCCGGCGGTCTTCCGGAAGAGTTAGTGGAAGTAACTGGAAGAATCGGTGGATGACTCTGATAGTTGCTGAAGTCCCGGCCCGGCTTCGACCCGCGCTCCTTCAAATGCTCGCGGCGTGCAACGATGAGCATCGAGTGCGTGCTGCATGGTTGGAAGGCTCTTTTGCGCGTGGTGGGGCCGACGAATGGAGCGACATCGATTTGCACCTCATTGTTGAAGAACCTGAGACGTTCGGCGCTGTTGAATGGCTGGGATCGCTGATGCCTCTGGTGCTGGCGGATGCCATCCCGGGGTTACCCGGTGCCTTCATCTGTCTAACGCCTGATTGGCTTCATATCGACCTGAACCTTCACTCGTTGGAAGAAGAACTACGCCAGGAGACAACGCGACAGGTACTGGTGGACAAAGATGCACTGATCCCCAGCACATCGAAGGCCGGGGTGTCTCCTGGGGCGCCCTTTTTCCGGCGCAGCAGGCCCAAATCTTCCTGTATTTGATGGGTAACACCGTGGCTGCCCTACACCGGGGCGACCTCATCGCACTCTCACAAACAACAGTGATGATGCGCGATGGTCTGTTGGTTCCGCTGATGCTGGCTGAGAACGGGATCGTGAACGAGACCGGGGCCAAACGTGTTGCCAGGCATCTGAGCAGGGAGCAACAGGACTGCCTGGAGCGATTACCAGCCATCGGCCTGACCGAGGGTGGACTACGGGAAGCGCAGTGGGCTCTGGCTGTGGAGTACCTGGACAGGGCAGGCTCGCCGACGTGTGTCACGCCCCTTGGCCGACCGAGCTGGAGCAGGCCGCCAAACGGTTATGGCTGCACGAACTCGGGATCGAGCTGTAGGATATTCCTGCTTCCAGCAGCACGTCCGGAAGAGCCGGCAGCCGCTGGGCGAGGAGTGCTGCCAGTTCGCACCGAGTGCGCCTTCGGACATCTTCCCAAGGTCCCCGCCGCCGAATAACCGGCCTCAGTACGACGCACACCAGGGAGCTGCAAGCCATGACTGGCGGTACGCGGCCGGGCACTTAGCAATTGCGCGACGTGTTTGGGCGCTGCCCTGGTCCTCACAAGGCGAAGTGCTTGAGGACATCTCTTGCCACTTGAACCGGTTTGCGTCTGGTTGTTTCGATGATGGCTTCGTCCAGGCCTGCCGCAGTAAGTGCGGAGTTGAGCTGGCGATAGCGCTTGAGGTGCCATTGAAGGCTGGAGTCTTGCTCGGGCGTGTAACGGCAGCGGAGCCGCTTTTCTGTCTCTTCTTCGGTGGCTATGAGACGGATGGGCCGGACGGGTAACTCGAATATGGCTCCGTAGCGCGCGCGGTCCTGGAGGGTGGCAATGACTCCACCGACGACGAGTTGCCGTGTGCCCGTGTTTTTGTAGTTGCGCCACACGGCGGCCATGTTGGCGGCCTCGGTCGCAGTGTTTGTGGGGTCATTTTCGCTTGGGGGCCATGAACGATGGAACCAATCGACATCCATCAGGCTGAATGGTTTCTGAGCCTGTGAAAGCAAGTCACCAATGTGGTCCAGGGTTGATGTTTTCCCGACGCCGTAGGTTCCGTTGAGGAAAATGACGAAGTCTGTTGGGCTCACGTTGAGTCTCTCTGAAGCGGTTGTTGAGCAATCGAACGAACGGCACTCGGTCTGGGTCGGCAGGCTGGTCTTCGCCAAGTGAAGCATCTCCGGCTTAGTCCACCGATACCAAAAGATCAGCGGCGGCAGCGTCGCCTCAGCGGCCGGCCAGCTCCGGATCCCGGATCGGAGCAGCCCCCTGGGCGACACCGGACCGGAGATCTACCGCCCTGAACTTTTCGTCAAAGGTGTCCCCGCTGCCTCCACTGAGCGCGGAGGCGAAGGCCAGCAGGAAGTAGAGGGGCGCGAAGGACCAGCAGACGGACCTCCACCCACCGAGCCAGGCTCCCGACGTCGTGCCGTCCGCGATTCTGACGGACCTCATTCCCACAGCAGCATCACCAAGGCTACCGACGGTCCCACAGACCATCCCATAGGCAAACAGGACCACGAACCAGATGACAGCCAGGGCGGCGAAATACAGCCCGCCGCTGGAAAGCAGGGCCAGGGACAGCGAGCCCAACGCAAGGTTCTGGACCAGTGAGTTCAGCACGGCCATCAAGATGACGCCAACCACGATGACAACCACAGCATCCAGTCCACGGCCCCAGAAGTGCGGCCAGCCCGCTTTTGATACGTAGTAGGTGCCCGACGCCGGGTGGACGCGGACGGGGCGTCCATTGACGGCGTCGATCAGCCCGGTGTTGCTGCTGGATGATCTTCCTGCCACGGTGATATCCCCCTATTCCAATGCCGAATCAAAACAGACTGACCTTACCTCTACTTGGAAATGGTTTTGGTCTGGAGAAGCAGGGAATGCAGGACTTCGGTGTTGAGGCTGAATTGACCTTCGTCGTGCAGGAGGATGCCAAGTTCCTGGAGCACAGCCAGGTGCGGCAAGGCTTCCTGTGCTGAAAACCCGATCAGGTCTTCGATCTCTTGGCCCGTATAGAAATGTCCGGCTTTGATGCTTCTGAGGATCGCCATCCTGGGTGCACGCCGGATGGCGTTCAGCGCGTGCAGGGCAGCCCCGCGGCCCCCGTTGGCCGGCGCTACAGGAGCCGTGATCAGTGCATTGGGCATGTCTGTCCTCTCATTCCCTGCACCCGCCGACTCGGGGAGTCTGCTGAAGCAGGAGCATCACTGTCTATTACCGGACAGGGCCTGATTCGTGACGCTGTGCGTTGGAAGGACGGGGTTCTCTGTCCGTTCGGCGTCACGAAATGCGGCGCGGCCGGTACTAAACCAAGACGGTTTTGTTGGAGTCGGGGCATGGAGGCCCCGCGTCAGGTTAGGAGAACGCCATGGCCGCTGGCTTTGAATTGTATTTGGACGGGGAGGGGGACCACAGGTTCCGGTTGGTCGCAGTGGATGGTTCGGTGATGCTTACCTCGGAGGCTTACGCTCAGGAGGATGCCGCGATCGCCGGTATCTGGGCCGTTCAAGAAGTCGCGGCCACCGGGAGCATCGTGGATCTCACTGGCTCGAACGCACCCGAGGCGGTCTCGATGCCCCACTGGCCGCTGCATGCGACTGGAGGTCGCTCATGACTGGTCCGATAGTCGGGACAGGGGCGGAGTCCTTTTGGACGAGGGCCACGAACATCTACCCCGGCTGTAGCTGCCCGCGATGGCGCTACCACCCCGCGTACCCGAAACCAACGGATCCGTACTGCCCTGAACACGGTAACAACGGCTAACTTGCGCCACGCCCAGTTCCGCGACGCGAAGGGCGCGATCAAATCATCTTTAGCCGTCTCCGCGGTGACCCGACACCGCGCTAGAGATGGAGTCTCACTGAAGGCGCTGACGGTCAGGACGTTCTTCTGCAGGACTTGGGGTAATTAATCCCGGACTGGGTTCGGCCCGGACAAGGGATGCAAGTCATGTTCGGGCAGTCCCTATGCTGGGATTATCGGCCGGCTTCCGCTTGTATGACGGCTCGCTCTCAGGGAGGCAATGCGCTTCCGACTGAAGCTACTCGCTTCACGATTTGACGCCCCTGGTGTACCAATGTTGTGCTGCGGAGACGTGGGGCATCCGCGGGCAAGGATTATTTGG
This genomic window from Arthrobacter sp. 24S4-2 contains:
- a CDS encoding aminoglycoside 6-adenylyltransferase, with product MTLIVAEVPARLRPALLQMLAACNDEHRVRAAWLEGSFARGGADEWSDIDLHLIVEEPETFGAVEWLGSLMPLVLADAIPGLPGAFICLTPDWLHIDLNLHSLEEELRQETTRQVLVDKDALIPSTSKAGVSPGAPFFRRSRPKSSCI
- a CDS encoding RDD family protein; this encodes MAGRSSSSNTGLIDAVNGRPVRVHPASGTYYVSKAGWPHFWGRGLDAVVVIVVGVILMAVLNSLVQNLALGSLSLALLSSGGLYFAALAVIWFVVLFAYGMVCGTVGSLGDAAVGMRSVRIADGTTSGAWLGGWRSVCWSFAPLYFLLAFASALSGGSGDTFDEKFRAVDLRSGVAQGAAPIRDPELAGR